One Gossypium hirsutum isolate 1008001.06 chromosome A08, Gossypium_hirsutum_v2.1, whole genome shotgun sequence genomic window, CATACTTTCTTACCTTGATTTGGAGCTCTCTCTCTAGCTTCAACTTCTCTCACTAAACCACAAAACCCTGGATCTTGAATGAagatgttgataatggaaaacaagaaaaaaattattttctagcaAGATTTAATGAAAGAAACTTGAGTTTTTGGGTGGAGttttatttgaaaaagaaaaggggaagaaATAGCCATGAAACGAGAGGTTATGCTCCCCACATGGTTGCTTCTGAATGGACTTTAACACCCTTAAGTATTGGTGTTactttaaatttatgaaattttcttttattttaaaaggttgtttcaaaatttggttttattaagttttttaaCAAGACCTAGACACTTACGAAGTGTCAAAGTTTGTTTACTGAGACCTTTACATCAATGATGTTGAGATTATTACTTTGGTCTTAATGGGCTTGGAAAACTTATTTCTCAAATTATATAATAGGCCTCGACATCCATAAATATCTAATTATCTActaaaaaactatttaaaaattacctttttcactagcatatatattttacattaccttaataaaaactgaaaaaaagGAGACAAAAAGAAGGAAGTCATTAGTCTTGATCGACCAAACCTACATCTATCGATCCTTAAAATGTTGGAAAAGTTCAAGGAATAAAAAAATAGAGGGAGAAAGCATAAATATGTTCATGGCGGGACAAAGTGGACCTgttgaaaaatttatatttatataattttgtaatttaaattaaatttttttttagtaacCAGTATTTAACCACAACTATCATATATATCAGGGGTAGCCAAGGGGTACTGGTCCTGACCAAATGGACAAATTATTCTTTGGCcctttctaaaaattaaaatttttaatttagttcttttaacatttggttaaatgaaaataaataatgaaaattcagctgttttaaaaagtcaattatttaatttaagctttttttaacattttttttttagctttcatctccaaattttataattttatgtaggTTCCTAAAGCAAAATTTCTAGCTTTGCGTTGTATGATATAATTTATCTCTACttctatattatatattatatattaagagGTTGATTGGGTTGCTTCCTAttccaattcaattaaaaaattatcaaatattttttcattttataaaataacaaatatgatTTTAAGAgtatttgtatattttatattttgttaaattaaaaaaatgcatgcatgcatgtaaaAAGACAATAAAGAAATTTGAACCTAAAGCACTAAAATCttatactattttaattttactatctCAACTAAAATCGcatttaattgttatattattttttataaatgtattacatatgatatgatttatattattatttaaccaaattTCAGTTgaggtataaaattattaaaagtataatatttttattaaaaatatatatttgaaagcattttattttttcatatacaatttttttaaaaaaattgcaaagAGTTAGATTTGCAAATTGCAACATAAACCCTCAAAATATTTCTACCCTTAACTTTTACCTATTTCAACCagaattatatttaatttgtatttaaaaaaattgcaaaGAGTTAGATTTGCAAATTGCAACATAAACCCTCAAAATATTTCTACCCTTAACTTTTACCTATTTCAACCagaattatatttaatttgtatattatttttttataaattacataaagttaacatataaaaaaataaaagtgaaagaaaaagtTGTCCTTTTTACTTGTTTCCTTTCTACATAAAGTGACGATATTTGGGATGGATTTGGTTTTTACTTCGATGTAAGCCATTTCAGACAAGGGAAGGTACGTTGCCCTTCTAACACCAACTATAGCTGctgcttcttttcttttctttttttcaattctgGGCTTAGTTTTTCGGATCATCAATAAGGCAGAACCTTAAAGATAGGTTTCTTTGTTTATTTACAGAGGAATCTGAAAAAAAGAATACCGTTTTTTTATAGAGGAGTTTCCATTTGATCATGGCGGTTGCTGAGAACGCTGGGGCGAAAATTGGGTCGGCGGGACAGAATTTGGAAAGCACTGTAGCGTCGGCAAACGCTCCAGACAAATCAAAACCCAGAACTGATTCCGTGACTGATGCTAAAGAAGCCAACTTTCAACAGTTAAAGCCAGTAGCAGCTACCATCAACGATGGCGATAGCAATATTAAGATGCAAAATGGTTTTAATAAGAACCAGCAGCAGATGCTGACAAAGACGGCTGGGTGTAATGAGTTTAGCAATATGGAAAATGGGGGTGatggtaaaattttcaacaaTCATATGAATAATTTGGTCGAGATTTTGTCCAAGCTTAACCCTCTGGCTGAGGAATTTGTGCCTCCTTCCCTTGCTAATCATCATCATAATCTTAAtgataaccaaaatcaaaataaagggTTTTTGCAAAATGGCTTTGGATATAGTACTGACAGTTTTGTAGTATACACTAATTCTGGCAACACCAATGGACATACTAATAGAAGAGTATGTTGCTACTTTCTGCTTCTTTGGAGTTCTTCATAATCCTTAtaacaattttatatatatatatatatatgtgtgtgttttttttatttctccgTTCTTTTATAATTCAGAAGAGGAATAACTTTAGCCAAGGGAAGAGAAGGTTGAATGGTAGGACCAATATGGCACAGCAAGAGGATGTAATTAGGAAGACCGTTTATGTATCTGATATTGACCTACAGGTGACATTTTACAGTTTTTTGCCTCGGTTTTACCTTTTTTGCAGTGATATCTCACTGATTTATTATGTTTATTGTTGTATAGGTTACCGAGGAGCTTCTTGCTGGTCTCTTTCTGAGCTGTGGACCGGTGCTTCTCTTTGCTTCCTTCTTCTATTTAgtacaaaattttcaatttttatttcaaattttgtagTGATGGATTATTAACCTAAAATAACGTTCTGTTATTTTGGCCAAAAGGTTGTTGATTGCCGCATTTGTGGTGATCCTAACTCTGTTCTCCGCTTTGCCTTTGTTGAGTTCTATAATGAAGGTATCATGGAAGTCTTTTGCCTGTCCCAGGAAGTAAGCATTGACATGTACTTCATTTTATGGTATTGACAGTTCAATGTTCTTGTAGAGGATGCTAGGGCTGCTTTGAATTTGTCTGGGACTATTCTTGGTTATTACCCTATAAGAGTGCTGCCTTCCAAGACTGCAATTGCACCTGTGAATCCAACCTTTTTACCGAGGGTAAAGCATGGATATGATGAATGATCTTTATTAACAGTTGTATATGAAACTGAATCAGAGtcatgttttatttgttttcatcTCTAATTAATTGACTTCAAATGTTTTATGCTCTTAAGTCTGAGGATGAGCGGGAGATGTGCACAAGGACTATTTATTGTACAAACATAGACAAGAAGGTAGTTTCTAATGTCCACTATTTCTTGAATGGCTTTATGCCTGTGTGATCAATTGCCAGAGCAATAATTTATGGCTTGTTTGGTCAATTGATACAGGTTACTCAAGCTGATGTCAAACTCTTCTTCGAATCAGTTTGTGGGGAGGTTTGTAGTTTTTCATGTGACCTCTCTTACAAATGCTgcttttctcataacatttttatgATCCTTTGCCAAACATTTTTTTGCTTTTTGGTAGGTTCAATGCATGAGGATATTGGGAGACTACCATCATTCATCTCGTATTGCTTTTGTTGAGTTTACAATGGTATTTACTcacttgcttgtttatttaatgAGACTGTTGCAAGATCTATTTCTATGGTGTCAGATGAGGTTACTTGTTTCTCCAATTGAGAAAATTTCTGTACGATGTAGCATAACCCCAAAGCTTATTTTCTGATGAAAAATAGCATGGCTTATTCCTTTTCTACATTATCTAGCTACTTCTTAGATGAATAATTTACCAAGCCTTACCTGTTTATTTAACCTTTTCATTGATGGATTATTGACCTCAAGTTCTCATTGGATGAACTAAGTGGCAAGAGTGGGAGAGCTCTCTTGGCTTCTCCTCTTTTAGTTTTGtcattcatgtatccttttttgGGATGTGAACTATATTGGATAAACATTGTCAAATTGAACCATGGAACTTGATTTAGGAGAACCAAATTGTGGAAATGACTGGTTCTGTAACAGTAGTCCCATTCCTCTCGTTGCTCCCTTCTCTCTTTACTGAATCTCTTGGACTGATGGATGCAATCAGGATGTTGTGCTTCTTTTGTCTTGTGATGCACTCTCAATATCTTATGCTGGCAGCTAGACTGGCTGATTGTCTATTTGGTTGAGAGCATGTCAGCTTTGTACTTGTCTAGTTTATAGTCAGTAACAGCCATTTATTGCATCATACACTTGGTTGGTTTGCATTTTCTTTAACTAAGGAACTTATTGATTGTTGTGTTTCTACAAGATGAACAATTTTCTATGTTGTTGCCAATTTTGAAGATGAGTAAATGCTCTTCCCTTCATTTTCCTCTTGACCATTTCGTATAATTTTGGTTGAGAACTTGTGATTCGGTAGTCGAGCAAAAGTGTGAAGATAAGTGCTTGATAAAATTGTGTTATAAGTGATATAATCTACTAGATTATTCCTGAGTGTTGTTTCTGCTGCTCTGCATGTTCAAAGAAGCATAGTTAAACTAGGATCTAAGCTGTTACGTTATCATTCCCTTATTGCCCCTCTCCTATCCACTTTATTGCTAAACAATTTAAGATCACCAATCTGCTGTAGCTATTTAGCATAAGTCATTTCTGCAATTACTTACAGAGTAGAACTACCAAAATGTGTCTACATGCATTGTTTGTAGATTTTATGCTGCAGCATGCTTTCTGGAGTTCCTCATTATAAGTTTTCCATTCTTGCAGGCAGAAAGTGCAATCACAGCTCTTAACTGCAGTGGTGCAGTTCTGGGATCATTGCCCATAAGGTTGGTTTATAGACATCATACTTTGGGTAGTTAAATTCAAATTCTTCCCTAATTTGATGTGCATTGCAAATGCAGAGTAAGCCCATCAAAGACGCCTATTCGACTCCGTGCTCTACTCCCTGCGATGAACTAATCACCCTTTCTTGTTTCTTCCTTTTTGGAATGATCAAATGCCAACATATACATACTTAGCTACAGCAAGTACATTCAAGGTACTTTTGACGTTAATGTTATCGTACAGAGTCCCACATCTTAGTCGGTATCTTTGTTACTTATAGGGGGTCGGATTTCTTTAGCTTGCAGAGAGTTGGATGGGGATTTTCATGATATGAATGTTAATTTCATATTGTAATTCACTCCTAGCTAGGGGTGATCCCTAAAGACAGATTGTACAACTATAGTTTAATACTGTTTCTAATGCTATTAATGATTTGATTCTGCTGATTCAATGTTTAATGGTATATTTAGGCAAGCTATGTTAtcagtacttttttttttttatgtccGTGACCAACATTGAACAAGAATTGCAACAAAAGCGTCacaaattaattttagttttggaATTGGCTGCATGCCAAAAGGCATGGAAATTTTGAACTAATAAATAAGAATGTGGTTTCTTGTCTTTTTCACCTGAATCAGATCCTTTAAATGATAATCTTTGCAAggaatttaacaataattttc contains:
- the LOC107948221 gene encoding polyadenylate-binding protein-interacting protein 10 isoform X1 — protein: MAVAENAGAKIGSAGQNLESTVASANAPDKSKPRTDSVTDAKEANFQQLKPVAATINDGDSNIKMQNGFNKNQQQMLTKTAGCNEFSNMENGGDGKIFNNHMNNLVEILSKLNPLAEEFVPPSLANHHHNLNDNQNQNKGFLQNGFGYSTDSFVVYTNSGNTNGHTNRRKRNNFSQGKRRLNGRTNMAQQEDVIRKTVYVSDIDLQVTEELLAGLFLSCGPVVDCRICGDPNSVLRFAFVEFYNEEDARAALNLSGTILGYYPIRVLPSKTAIAPVNPTFLPRSEDEREMCTRTIYCTNIDKKVTQADVKLFFESVCGEVQCMRILGDYHHSSRIAFVEFTMAESAITALNCSGAVLGSLPIRVSPSKTPIRLRALLPAMN
- the LOC107948221 gene encoding polyadenylate-binding protein-interacting protein 10 isoform X2, which produces MAVAENAGAKIGSAGQNLESTVASANAPDKSKPRTDSVTDAKEANFQQLKPVAATINDGDSNIKMQNGFNKNQQQMLTKTAGCNEFSNMENGGDGKIFNNHMNNLVEILSKLNPLAEEFVPPSLANHHHNLNDNQNQNKGFLQNGFGYSTDSFVVYTNSGNTNGHTNRRRNNFSQGKRRLNGRTNMAQQEDVIRKTVYVSDIDLQVTEELLAGLFLSCGPVVDCRICGDPNSVLRFAFVEFYNEEDARAALNLSGTILGYYPIRVLPSKTAIAPVNPTFLPRSEDEREMCTRTIYCTNIDKKVTQADVKLFFESVCGEVQCMRILGDYHHSSRIAFVEFTMAESAITALNCSGAVLGSLPIRVSPSKTPIRLRALLPAMN